The Victivallaceae bacterium genome contains a region encoding:
- a CDS encoding 4-alpha-glucanotransferase, with amino-acid sequence MSILPQVTENTITFIKNTPASHAWDKIGIKHHYGVCFPLSSIRSENSCGIGEFHDLIPMIEWCRKIGFDILQLLPLNDTGTDTSPYNGISGFALNPIFLSLTTLPDIHKVSDYKKKIQSMQALTTTSSVRYGIVGNKKLQFLKEYYECIKSNILRDEGFNTFKETQNYWLVPYVLFRAIKETIHWSPMEEWPEHLKNPDNISSLSENLKPLTEFHAYIQYLCFQQLNYIKRFALDNGIFIKGDIPILISKDSCETWYFKDFFIKENSAGSPPDAYNKHGQDWQFPLYNWEALKKCHYVWWKKRVEYAENFYSVYRLDHIAGFFRIWALNNSGPNPSAGKFIPENKKEWLAQGNDILKAILDSSDMLPIGEDLGIVPQCIKEAIKKFGICGTVIPRWERKWDGDGSFILPANYSPLSMTSLSTHDSDTLLLWWNHSPEEAKLYAKNNHFAYTRSLSPETQKLIIKNNFLSSSLFHINIINDYLSLRPDLISKDPSKERINRPGTVSSSNWVYRTIPYVEELLKHKSFNDELSALLPS; translated from the coding sequence ATGAGCATCTTACCCCAGGTTACCGAAAATACGATAACGTTTATCAAAAACACTCCTGCGTCACACGCCTGGGATAAAATAGGAATAAAACATCATTACGGAGTATGTTTCCCTTTATCATCCATTCGTTCCGAAAATAGCTGCGGTATCGGTGAATTCCACGATCTCATTCCGATGATCGAATGGTGTCGCAAAATCGGCTTCGATATTTTACAATTACTTCCTCTCAACGATACGGGAACAGACACGAGTCCATACAACGGTATTTCCGGATTTGCTTTGAATCCGATTTTTCTTTCTCTAACGACTCTTCCCGATATCCATAAAGTGTCTGATTACAAAAAAAAAATACAATCCATGCAAGCTCTAACCACAACGTCTTCGGTGAGATATGGCATTGTCGGAAATAAAAAATTACAATTTTTAAAAGAATACTACGAGTGTATCAAATCAAACATCCTCCGAGACGAAGGTTTTAATACCTTTAAGGAAACTCAAAATTATTGGTTAGTCCCCTATGTTTTGTTTAGAGCTATTAAAGAAACCATACATTGGTCTCCTATGGAAGAATGGCCCGAACATTTAAAAAACCCCGACAATATATCTTCTCTTTCCGAGAATTTAAAACCTTTGACGGAATTTCATGCCTACATACAATACCTTTGTTTTCAACAGTTGAATTACATCAAGCGGTTTGCTCTCGACAACGGTATTTTCATCAAAGGAGATATTCCAATCCTCATAAGTAAAGACAGCTGCGAAACTTGGTATTTTAAGGATTTTTTTATAAAAGAAAACTCCGCCGGATCTCCGCCGGATGCCTATAACAAGCACGGACAAGATTGGCAATTTCCCTTATATAATTGGGAAGCGCTAAAAAAATGCCATTATGTTTGGTGGAAAAAACGCGTTGAATACGCAGAAAACTTTTATTCCGTTTATCGATTGGACCACATAGCCGGTTTCTTTAGAATTTGGGCCTTAAATAATTCGGGACCTAATCCTTCTGCGGGAAAATTTATTCCCGAAAATAAAAAAGAGTGGCTCGCTCAGGGTAACGATATTTTGAAAGCAATTTTAGATTCTTCCGATATGTTACCTATAGGAGAAGATCTAGGTATAGTTCCGCAATGCATTAAAGAGGCCATTAAAAAATTCGGTATTTGCGGAACAGTAATCCCCCGATGGGAAAGAAAGTGGGATGGTGACGGTTCTTTTATTTTACCGGCGAATTACTCTCCGTTGTCAATGACTTCCTTATCAACTCATGATTCGGATACGTTATTGCTTTGGTGGAATCATTCTCCGGAAGAAGCTAAGCTGTATGCAAAGAATAATCATTTTGCTTATACTCGATCACTATCTCCTGAAACTCAAAAACTTATTATTAAAAATAATTTTTTATCTTCAAGTTTATTTCATATCAATATCATTAATGATTACTTGTCTCTTCGTCCCGATCTTATTTCCAAAGATCCTTCAAAAGAACGTATCAATAGACCGGGAACCGTTTCTTCATCGAATTGGGTCTATAGAACCATACCTTATGTCGAGGAGCTTCTGAAACATAAATCATTTAACGATGAATTAAGTGCTCTTCTCCCTTCATAA
- the sctW gene encoding type III secretion system gatekeeper subunit SctW, whose protein sequence is MSSSGAGGLGGSTGVNVSALEAKAAAQDAQNIEATQEASEMSMMSSVNPDMTNPAAAARTTKKELKFRPLAERKKASETSEKKPTKSTEEKMQEDLADKHSSDSTEISAQDLRSLRDSIAPDASPDDILKAVQEKFSDPVLASRALDYLDASVSSSDGALKNAIIQAKTTYNTTHKQAIVGGKNIQFATHQFASELKVSPSSLRQLYLEVTSKENTCKQMFTLLTERYLFPDMKAVTSFLLNGISADMKSEGSSIPSAKLMLLMGEIRNLEAVVDSYQIFESAFPRMQQNAQAEGLSFPDHVNFVSLAESFQKLVGDNYPLAKKCETEVQSLVGPDTDLQSIVLNNFFTAARNVSPRFFESVGKRDAFLTALANALDNINKDNDDYPKPSDFPKPSPWS, encoded by the coding sequence ATGTCTTCTTCAGGAGCCGGAGGACTGGGAGGTTCGACCGGAGTCAATGTTTCTGCATTAGAAGCTAAAGCAGCAGCTCAAGATGCACAAAATATCGAGGCCACACAAGAAGCATCGGAAATGAGTATGATGTCATCCGTTAATCCGGATATGACTAATCCCGCTGCTGCAGCAAGAACGACAAAAAAAGAATTAAAATTTAGACCTCTAGCCGAGAGAAAAAAGGCCTCCGAGACAAGCGAAAAAAAACCCACGAAAAGCACTGAAGAAAAGATGCAAGAGGATCTTGCAGATAAACACAGCAGCGATTCTACGGAAATTTCAGCTCAAGATCTCCGTTCTTTAAGAGACTCAATAGCTCCCGATGCTTCTCCGGACGATATTCTTAAAGCCGTTCAAGAGAAATTTTCGGATCCCGTTCTGGCATCTCGAGCCTTGGACTATTTGGACGCCTCCGTATCTTCTTCGGACGGAGCTCTTAAAAATGCCATTATTCAAGCTAAAACCACCTATAATACTACGCATAAACAGGCAATCGTCGGCGGAAAAAATATTCAATTCGCCACTCATCAATTTGCTTCCGAATTAAAAGTCTCGCCTTCAAGTTTAAGACAGCTTTATTTAGAAGTAACTTCGAAAGAAAATACCTGTAAACAAATGTTCACTCTGTTAACGGAGCGTTATTTATTCCCCGATATGAAAGCGGTAACTTCATTTCTTCTGAATGGAATATCTGCAGATATGAAATCGGAAGGCTCCTCCATACCTTCCGCTAAACTAATGTTGTTAATGGGAGAGATAAGAAATTTAGAAGCGGTTGTTGATTCTTATCAAATTTTCGAAAGCGCTTTTCCGCGAATGCAACAAAATGCTCAAGCAGAAGGACTCTCTTTTCCCGATCATGTCAATTTCGTATCTTTAGCCGAAAGTTTTCAAAAGCTTGTTGGAGACAATTATCCCTTAGCAAAAAAATGCGAAACCGAAGTACAAAGCCTGGTCGGTCCCGATACCGATCTACAATCGATCGTCCTGAATAATTTTTTCACGGCAGCGAGAAACGTATCTCCAAGATTTTTTGAATCGGTCGGTAAAAGAGATGCTTTTTTAACGGCACTTGCCAACGCTTTAGATAATATAAACAAAGATAATGACGACTATCCCAAACCCAGCGATTTCCCTAAACCCAGTCCATGGAGTTAA
- a CDS encoding CesT family type III secretion system chaperone — MKNQFEQLLEEIGKELKTTLSLDANQACSICLKENGIAVQLEQGVNSDELVMGTVIGTLSKGPYRDKVFKAALLINGAQQPGIKGTLAYGEHTEKLYLCDTVEMSYINATDLVARIKQFSRYAKVWQSSLSSDTIPDLHDLGIYNI, encoded by the coding sequence ATGAAAAATCAATTCGAGCAATTATTAGAAGAAATCGGCAAGGAATTGAAAACCACGTTATCCTTAGATGCCAATCAAGCATGTTCAATCTGTTTAAAGGAAAACGGTATTGCCGTTCAACTCGAACAAGGAGTTAACAGCGATGAGCTCGTTATGGGTACCGTCATCGGAACTTTATCTAAAGGACCTTATAGAGATAAAGTATTTAAAGCAGCCTTGTTGATTAACGGGGCGCAGCAACCCGGTATTAAAGGTACCCTGGCGTACGGAGAACACACTGAAAAATTATATTTATGCGATACCGTCGAAATGTCTTACATAAATGCGACTGATCTTGTTGCTCGCATTAAACAATTTTCAAGATATGCCAAAGTTTGGCAATCTTCTCTGAGCTCCGACACTATTCCCGATCTACACGATCTCGGTATTTACAATATATGA
- the rpmB gene encoding 50S ribosomal protein L28: MSRRCQITGKKPIKGYSYTLRGIAKKKKGIGLKITGKTKRRFLPNIVSKRLWSETENRFVRLKVSIDAIRTIDRLGLEKVMKRAGLCK, encoded by the coding sequence ATGTCTAGGAGATGTCAAATTACGGGGAAAAAGCCCATTAAAGGGTACTCTTACACGTTAAGAGGTATTGCTAAGAAGAAAAAAGGAATCGGTTTAAAAATTACCGGTAAGACAAAAAGACGTTTTTTGCCTAATATAGTCTCAAAAAGATTATGGTCAGAGACGGAGAATCGTTTTGTAAGACTTAAAGTTTCTATTGATGCTATTCGCACTATAGACCGTTTAGGACTCGAAAAAGTCATGAAAAGAGCGGGACTTTGTAAATAA